A portion of the Paenibacillus marchantiae genome contains these proteins:
- a CDS encoding NAD-dependent epimerase/dehydratase family protein: MSYTFNPWRHQADYPEFRTERMITLKILVTGGTGLLGGRLIPKLAEDGHQIFALTRSVSSHAKLKAMGATPVDADLESSTPFVLPAIDAVVHAAALFRFSGPREPFFRTNVDGTAALLKAAESACAKTFVYISAAGIHMDNGGTLIRDADESAQTFPNHFSAYLASKARADTLVLAANKPGFRTISLRPPAIWGPGDPFSRALPEAVRSGQFAFIDRGDYPFSTCHVDNVVEAIQCALERGEGGHAFFIKDQERQTFREFVASLANLQGLSIDKMRSLSYWLVSAIGRLFDTIWDITQKDGDPPISRSMIRMIGREFTVNDAAARRELGYVGRTLRDAGLQSYEEPSARR; encoded by the coding sequence TTGAGCTATACCTTCAATCCGTGGCGGCACCAGGCGGACTATCCTGAATTCCGAACCGAAAGGATGATCACTTTGAAAATTCTCGTCACGGGAGGCACCGGCCTGCTCGGCGGCCGCCTGATTCCGAAGCTCGCGGAGGATGGTCACCAGATTTTCGCCCTCACACGCTCTGTATCATCTCACGCCAAACTCAAGGCCATGGGTGCGACGCCGGTAGATGCTGATCTCGAAAGCAGCACGCCATTCGTGTTACCGGCCATCGATGCTGTTGTGCACGCGGCCGCCCTTTTCCGCTTTTCAGGGCCCCGCGAACCATTCTTCCGTACCAACGTTGATGGCACTGCAGCATTGCTGAAGGCAGCCGAGTCCGCCTGTGCGAAGACATTCGTCTACATCAGCGCGGCGGGAATCCATATGGATAACGGCGGCACGCTCATCCGCGACGCTGATGAAAGCGCGCAGACTTTCCCGAACCACTTCTCCGCCTACCTGGCGAGCAAGGCACGGGCAGATACATTGGTTCTGGCAGCCAACAAACCCGGCTTTCGCACGATCTCGCTTCGCCCACCGGCTATCTGGGGGCCTGGTGATCCGTTTAGCCGAGCGCTTCCCGAAGCAGTCAGATCTGGACAGTTCGCGTTCATCGACCGTGGCGATTACCCTTTTTCAACCTGCCATGTGGACAATGTGGTTGAAGCCATACAATGCGCTCTTGAACGCGGAGAAGGCGGTCATGCCTTCTTCATCAAGGACCAGGAAAGGCAGACTTTCCGTGAGTTCGTCGCCTCCCTTGCGAACTTGCAGGGCTTGTCCATCGATAAGATGCGTTCGCTGTCCTACTGGCTCGTCTCTGCGATTGGCCGGCTGTTCGACACGATCTGGGACATCACGCAGAAAGACGGCGATCCGCCGATCTCACGCTCGATGATACGCATGATTGGGCGTGAGTTCACCGTCAACGATGCCGCTGCACGTCGAGAGTTAGGCTATGTCGGAAGAACTTTGCGCGACGCCGGCTTGCAAAGCTATGAGGAACCATCTGCTCGACGATAG
- a CDS encoding class I SAM-dependent methyltransferase has product MNSKETNGASYESVTDQQLQDQLKYYKERAPEYNDWWYRRGTFNQGDEANQIWFDEISTIKNAFKAEHFHGDFLELAAGTGTWSSLFLKEALILTLVDGSEEMLSHNPVVSEPNVRTIIADLFSWSPDQLYDSVAFTFWISHLPRERLASFFTMVSRCLKPGGKMFFIDDREVAGTRESHVVGTSGQTMVRKLNNGDHATIVKNFFGDKEIEQIAASVGIELHVHCTPKYFQYGIGSKTV; this is encoded by the coding sequence GTGAACAGCAAGGAAACCAACGGTGCTTCGTACGAAAGTGTGACAGATCAGCAGCTTCAGGATCAGTTGAAATATTATAAAGAACGTGCTCCAGAGTACAATGACTGGTGGTACCGTCGAGGCACATTTAATCAAGGAGACGAAGCCAACCAAATCTGGTTCGATGAGATCAGTACGATTAAGAATGCTTTTAAAGCTGAACATTTTCATGGTGACTTTCTTGAACTTGCGGCGGGGACTGGCACTTGGAGTAGTCTGTTCTTAAAAGAAGCCCTTATATTGACCCTTGTAGACGGTTCCGAAGAAATGCTTTCGCATAATCCGGTAGTATCTGAACCCAATGTAAGAACGATCATTGCAGATCTTTTCAGTTGGTCTCCGGATCAGTTATACGATTCAGTTGCTTTTACTTTTTGGATATCTCATTTACCCAGAGAGAGACTGGCGAGCTTCTTCACCATGGTATCACGCTGTTTGAAGCCCGGAGGGAAAATGTTCTTTATCGATGATCGAGAAGTAGCAGGAACCCGTGAGTCTCATGTAGTGGGGACATCTGGGCAAACGATGGTTCGGAAGCTTAATAATGGTGATCATGCTACTATAGTGAAGAATTTCTTTGGCGATAAAGAGATTGAGCAAATTGCTGCTAGTGTGGGAATTGAATTGCATGTCCATTGCACCCCTAAGTACTTTCAGTATGGGATAGGGTCCAAAACTGTCTAA
- a CDS encoding phosphotransferase-like protein has translation MGNNVVVDSVIGNDKWFNTCIELLSNHSVMFVEVKCSKEELARREQLRGDREIGLASSQYDNVYSFNEYDLEFNTEIMRSSECANEILNFIRSNEEYTAFKKLIKGKSVSK, from the coding sequence ATGGGAAACAACGTAGTTGTAGATTCTGTTATAGGTAATGACAAATGGTTCAATACTTGTATTGAATTATTATCAAATCACTCTGTCATGTTCGTAGAAGTTAAATGTTCAAAGGAAGAACTTGCTAGAAGAGAACAACTTAGAGGAGATAGGGAGATTGGTTTAGCAAGTTCACAATACGATAATGTGTATAGCTTTAATGAATATGATCTTGAATTTAATACTGAAATAATGAGATCGAGTGAGTGTGCCAATGAGATATTAAATTTTATAAGATCTAATGAAGAATACACTGCTTTTAAGAAGTTGATTAAGGGGAAAAGTGTAAGTAAGTAG
- a CDS encoding phosphotransferase-like protein, translating into MKPGIIVLLNGASSSGKTSISNELLTQSDIPFQHLSFDNFINGLFHSYKDFINNTYPSMDN; encoded by the coding sequence TTGAAGCCAGGGATTATAGTTCTTCTTAATGGTGCTTCAAGTTCTGGAAAGACAAGCATATCTAATGAATTATTAACTCAAAGTGATATCCCATTTCAACATTTATCATTTGATAATTTTATTAATGGGCTATTTCATAGTTATAAAGATTTTATTAACAACACATATCCGAGTATGGACAATTAG
- a CDS encoding NADH:flavin oxidoreductase — MNYSQSVEALFQPVELGHLKLSNRIVMAPMTRQFSPDGIPGSNVAGYYRRRAENAVGLIVTEGTIINHPDASNQANVPHFYGEAAMNGWAHVVSEVHEAGGRIIPQIWHMGAKGHVNDYSEAEIATIVQEFAKAASEAKRVGFDGVEIHGAHGYLIDQFLYEKTNSRTDRYGGDMMARTRFAVEVIEACREVVGPEFPIVLRLSQWKTDDYQAKLAETPELLEQLLAPLVQAGVDIFHCSTRRFWEPEFEGADLNFAGWTKKLTGKPTITVGSIGLDGDFTSLFTEGKGASNVGIDGLVQRLQNDEFDLVAVGRALLVDPEWAKKIQEGRTDDLLPFTREAMTVLT, encoded by the coding sequence ATGAATTATTCTCAATCCGTAGAAGCATTGTTCCAACCCGTAGAGTTAGGTCACTTGAAGTTATCCAATCGGATCGTGATGGCGCCGATGACGCGTCAGTTTTCTCCGGACGGTATCCCGGGTTCGAATGTTGCTGGCTATTACCGCCGCAGAGCAGAGAACGCAGTGGGGCTTATTGTGACGGAAGGGACGATAATTAATCACCCGGATGCATCCAATCAAGCCAATGTGCCGCACTTTTATGGGGAAGCTGCAATGAATGGGTGGGCACATGTTGTATCTGAAGTACATGAAGCTGGCGGTCGAATTATTCCACAGATCTGGCATATGGGAGCCAAGGGTCATGTTAATGATTATTCGGAAGCTGAGATTGCTACAATCGTTCAGGAATTCGCAAAAGCAGCCTCAGAAGCGAAACGCGTTGGGTTCGATGGTGTTGAAATCCATGGAGCACACGGCTACCTGATCGACCAATTCCTGTATGAGAAAACCAACTCTCGTACGGATCGTTACGGTGGAGATATGATGGCTCGCACACGTTTTGCAGTTGAAGTGATTGAGGCTTGCCGTGAAGTAGTGGGACCGGAATTTCCGATTGTACTGCGTTTATCTCAGTGGAAGACAGATGATTATCAGGCTAAATTGGCTGAAACACCGGAATTACTGGAGCAGCTTCTCGCACCGTTGGTTCAAGCTGGAGTCGATATCTTCCACTGTTCCACACGCCGTTTCTGGGAGCCGGAATTCGAAGGGGCTGATCTGAATTTTGCTGGATGGACCAAAAAACTGACTGGCAAACCGACAATCACCGTTGGATCGATTGGTCTTGATGGTGACTTTACAAGTCTGTTCACAGAAGGTAAAGGCGCAAGTAACGTCGGTATTGATGGATTGGTACAACGACTTCAGAATGATGAGTTTGATCTGGTTGCGGTAGGACGTGCTCTTCTGGTCGACCCTGAATGGGCTAAGAAAATTCAAGAAGGACGTACCGATGATCTGCTTCCATTTACAAGAGAGGCGATGACCGTACTTACTTAA
- a CDS encoding TetR/AcrR family transcriptional regulator — translation MSRPREFDVDRVLHQSMEVFWNQGFKATSYEDLTRTTGVKKQSLYCVFKDKRSLFLKALALYREQVIAKLKEIEALDSSPGDKLDALRYSLLDDETGCQGCLIVNASLEFGTDDEQVTREAELMVEEVQLVLEKIISSGQKQHLISNRYTSIELASYLNNTILGVRVMEKSGSSREQIEMVLRTSFGMIMS, via the coding sequence ATGAGCAGACCAAGAGAATTTGATGTCGATCGTGTATTACACCAGTCTATGGAAGTGTTCTGGAATCAAGGCTTCAAAGCAACTTCTTATGAGGACCTTACGCGTACCACAGGAGTCAAAAAGCAAAGTTTGTACTGTGTTTTTAAAGACAAGCGATCGTTGTTCCTGAAGGCGCTGGCACTTTACCGTGAACAGGTTATAGCGAAACTGAAGGAGATTGAAGCCCTGGATTCGTCTCCCGGTGATAAACTGGATGCCTTACGATATTCCCTTTTAGACGATGAAACTGGCTGCCAAGGGTGTCTAATTGTGAATGCATCACTCGAATTCGGAACAGATGACGAGCAGGTCACACGCGAAGCTGAGCTCATGGTAGAAGAGGTTCAACTGGTATTAGAGAAGATCATAAGTAGTGGCCAGAAACAACATTTAATTTCCAACCGGTATACGAGTATAGAGCTTGCATCTTATCTAAATAACACCATCCTGGGTGTGAGAGTTATGGAGAAATCAGGTTCATCCCGTGAACAGATCGAGATGGTTCTGCGTACTTCATTTGGCATGATCATGTCTTGA
- a CDS encoding GNAT family N-acetyltransferase codes for MLELEFTTIEEWDEALWARMERIYHEAFQSGAKTKAILRSMLDRGIGYLHTGVHHGEVVAMAVTGLEGQAADRILIIDYLAVDQKLRGLGIGTWMLEQLRAWALREHEIKGMIIEAESGTTEAHQERIQFWQRNGFILTSYVHQYRMVPEPYQAMMFPLDKSTHVPDDGEALFRYINAFHKVAYRKS; via the coding sequence ATGCTGGAATTAGAGTTTACTACTATAGAGGAGTGGGATGAAGCATTGTGGGCGCGGATGGAGCGAATCTATCACGAGGCTTTTCAAAGCGGTGCTAAGACAAAAGCGATTCTGCGCAGTATGCTTGACCGGGGGATTGGTTATTTACACACGGGCGTGCATCATGGAGAAGTGGTTGCGATGGCTGTTACTGGACTGGAGGGGCAGGCTGCGGACCGCATCCTGATCATCGATTACCTCGCGGTTGATCAGAAGCTGCGCGGGTTGGGCATAGGGACCTGGATGCTAGAGCAGCTCAGAGCCTGGGCGTTAAGGGAACACGAGATCAAAGGTATGATTATCGAGGCGGAGTCCGGGACAACGGAGGCTCATCAGGAACGCATTCAGTTCTGGCAACGCAACGGGTTCATCCTGACCTCCTATGTCCATCAATATAGAATGGTGCCAGAGCCGTATCAGGCAATGATGTTTCCGCTGGATAAAAGCACGCATGTGCCTGATGATGGTGAAGCACTATTCCGTTATATCAATGCTTTTCACAAGGTTGCTTACCGGAAGAGTTAG
- a CDS encoding elongation factor G, protein MKNINIGILAHVDAGKTSLTERLLFETGIISEIGSVDKGNTQTDSMEMERQRGITIQSAVVSFTVNNVKVNLIDTPGHPEFISEVERALRVLDGVILVISSVEGIQTQTRVLMKTLAKLKIPTIFFINKIDRMGARYESLLTEIHDKLTPHALAMGFVNNIGTSAAHMELFTENNQKFMEGLTNRLADNNERFLERYLYSAKDLAPVDFELEFLEQFKQAQLYPVLFGSAITGEGIPHLITAIQNCHSSVHYENTSFTRGRIFKIERGKNDEKIAYVRVFSGEIKIRESLSYYRMNQTGEIIKFTNKVTGLKHFFSGKTTDGTIAACGDIVKIMGLTDCQVGDDIGVPSNATTETLFSPPSLVTTIKASDENETIHLFRALKKLAEQDPFIHIKQNSLQRELSIHLYGEIQKEVIRDQLKKDAQIDIEFLVTQPIYIEKPIFTGEAVERMGDKGNPFYSTIGFRIDPNPRSTGIEYHLEVELGSLPLSFHKAIEETVYETLKQGLYGWEVRDLIVTLTDTAYASAVSTASDFRKLTPLVLMRALAEATTQIYEPIHRFELEVPANYLSRILFKLTQASSTYQDPIQNDQVFMIYGMIPIKNIQSFKNQLPGWTQGEGVLLSEFYGYQSFDGEVPSCTRYDHNPLNRKEYLLHVLNSV, encoded by the coding sequence TTGAAAAATATAAATATAGGGATTCTTGCGCATGTAGACGCAGGAAAGACGAGTTTAACTGAAAGATTACTTTTTGAAACGGGTATCATATCTGAAATCGGCAGTGTTGATAAAGGAAATACGCAAACAGATTCTATGGAAATGGAACGACAACGAGGAATTACCATTCAATCTGCTGTCGTTTCCTTTACGGTTAATAATGTGAAAGTGAATTTGATTGATACACCAGGTCACCCCGAGTTCATCTCTGAAGTTGAGAGGGCTTTACGAGTATTAGATGGAGTCATCCTTGTCATTTCATCTGTCGAAGGTATTCAAACTCAGACACGAGTTTTGATGAAGACACTTGCTAAATTGAAAATCCCTACAATCTTTTTTATCAATAAAATAGATCGTATGGGTGCAAGGTACGAATCGTTACTAACTGAGATCCATGATAAATTGACACCCCATGCTTTAGCAATGGGCTTTGTTAATAATATCGGTACATCTGCCGCGCATATGGAATTGTTCACGGAAAACAATCAGAAATTTATGGAGGGCCTAACAAATCGTTTAGCTGATAATAATGAACGCTTTCTCGAACGATATCTTTACAGCGCTAAAGACTTAGCCCCCGTTGACTTTGAATTGGAGTTTCTAGAACAGTTCAAACAAGCACAGCTTTATCCGGTGCTATTTGGTTCGGCAATTACTGGTGAGGGCATTCCCCATTTGATTACAGCCATACAGAATTGCCATTCTTCCGTTCATTATGAAAATACTTCTTTTACAAGAGGGAGAATTTTTAAAATTGAACGTGGAAAAAACGACGAAAAGATCGCTTACGTACGAGTTTTCTCTGGTGAAATCAAGATACGTGAGAGTCTTTCCTATTATCGGATGAATCAAACAGGAGAAATTATCAAATTTACCAACAAGGTCACGGGGTTGAAACACTTCTTTTCTGGAAAAACAACAGATGGAACAATTGCTGCATGTGGAGATATCGTGAAAATTATGGGGTTAACAGACTGCCAGGTTGGCGATGATATCGGTGTTCCTTCCAATGCAACGACTGAAACTCTGTTCTCGCCGCCTAGTTTAGTAACAACGATCAAAGCCTCTGACGAAAACGAGACCATTCATTTATTCAGAGCATTGAAAAAATTAGCCGAACAGGATCCATTTATTCATATCAAGCAGAATTCTCTTCAAAGGGAGCTATCTATTCATCTTTATGGTGAAATTCAAAAAGAAGTGATTCGGGATCAACTGAAAAAAGACGCTCAAATCGATATCGAATTTCTTGTGACACAGCCTATTTATATTGAAAAGCCTATCTTTACAGGGGAGGCAGTTGAGAGAATGGGAGACAAGGGAAACCCATTTTATAGTACTATAGGCTTTCGTATTGATCCGAATCCTCGTTCAACCGGTATTGAATATCATCTAGAAGTAGAGCTTGGCTCCCTACCTTTATCGTTTCATAAGGCAATTGAAGAAACCGTCTATGAGACGCTTAAGCAAGGACTATATGGTTGGGAAGTTCGCGATCTAATCGTGACACTTACGGATACCGCCTATGCAAGTGCAGTTAGTACAGCTAGTGATTTTCGAAAATTAACGCCTCTTGTGCTAATGAGAGCACTAGCTGAAGCAACTACTCAAATTTATGAACCCATTCATCGGTTCGAATTAGAGGTTCCTGCTAATTATCTAAGTAGGATTTTATTTAAACTAACTCAAGCCTCTTCAACCTATCAGGATCCGATTCAGAATGACCAGGTATTTATGATATATGGCATGATCCCGATTAAGAATATTCAGTCATTCAAGAACCAACTTCCGGGTTGGACCCAAGGTGAAGGTGTATTGCTATCCGAATTTTATGGCTATCAGTCCTTCGATGGTGAAGTGCCATCATGTACAAGATACGATCATAATCCATTAAATCGGAAGGAGTATCTCTTACATGTCTTGAATTCGGTGTAA
- a CDS encoding nucleotidyltransferase domain-containing protein, protein MNEIMKKKLLDKNELLINMVIERAKKDFLDDIAIIGLTGSFSTGDFHEKSDLDLIIINNTERGWEISDCFILDDVGYDIYCTPWDSRIQEQSTLESPNVSSLTELKILYYAKPEDLEKLNDFRQKALDALASPIGEACLNRAKKWIDLAKQAYSDTMLSEDIGSVRHASADVLYNLVNALVSINNTCIKRGIKRYLEEICSFRYVPDDLESLYMSVIEAHTIEDIRIASFYMLNSVTRLHSTMCDNFIVKPAPNFDNLRGTYEELWCNYYNKILNSVTTNDVSYVFLSAFGAQGYLDEMAVEKGIKKFDLMQYFDASDLPVMKEKFLEVMDEYLDEYDKVGREVKRFTTFEQLYNYYLNH, encoded by the coding sequence ATGAACGAAATCATGAAGAAGAAGCTGCTGGACAAAAATGAACTGCTAATTAACATGGTTATCGAACGCGCAAAAAAAGATTTTCTAGACGATATCGCCATTATTGGGCTTACGGGTTCATTTAGCACCGGGGACTTTCACGAGAAGAGCGATCTTGATTTGATTATTATCAACAATACAGAAAGGGGATGGGAAATATCCGATTGCTTCATCTTGGATGACGTTGGATATGACATCTATTGCACGCCATGGGATTCAAGAATACAAGAGCAATCCACACTAGAGAGTCCCAACGTATCAAGCCTAACCGAGCTCAAAATACTCTACTATGCAAAGCCTGAGGATTTGGAGAAATTGAATGACTTCAGGCAAAAAGCTCTTGATGCACTTGCAAGCCCGATAGGAGAAGCGTGTCTTAATCGAGCAAAAAAATGGATTGATCTGGCTAAGCAAGCATACAGCGATACGATGCTGAGTGAAGATATCGGTTCAGTGCGACATGCATCTGCCGACGTTCTTTACAATCTAGTCAATGCCTTGGTCAGTATAAATAACACGTGTATCAAACGAGGAATCAAGCGATATTTGGAAGAGATATGCTCGTTTCGCTATGTTCCTGATGATCTCGAATCCTTATACATGTCAGTCATCGAAGCTCATACCATTGAAGATATCCGAATAGCATCATTTTATATGTTGAATAGCGTTACAAGGTTACATAGTACGATGTGCGATAACTTCATTGTTAAACCTGCTCCTAACTTTGATAATCTGAGGGGAACATACGAAGAATTGTGGTGCAACTACTACAATAAAATCTTGAACAGTGTTACAACGAATGATGTTTCCTACGTCTTTCTTTCGGCCTTTGGAGCACAAGGGTATCTTGATGAAATGGCTGTGGAGAAGGGGATCAAGAAATTTGATCTTATGCAGTACTTTGATGCAAGTGATTTACCAGTAATGAAAGAGAAGTTCCTTGAAGTGATGGATGAATATCTAGACGAGTATGATAAGGTGGGCAGAGAAGTCAAACGCTTTACAACCTTCGAGCAACTATATAACTATTATTTAAATCATTGA
- a CDS encoding CD3324 family protein has product MKYSNAEFVFPEELLRIIQEYVQGELIYIPKPKEAHLKWGEKTQSKSRVSARNAEIKSLFRNGVSIEELAAQYFLSYESIKKIVYSKN; this is encoded by the coding sequence ATGAAATATTCAAATGCCGAGTTTGTTTTTCCCGAAGAACTGCTACGTATCATTCAAGAATACGTTCAAGGCGAATTGATTTATATCCCCAAACCCAAAGAGGCACACCTAAAATGGGGCGAGAAAACACAAAGCAAAAGTAGGGTCTCTGCTCGAAACGCTGAGATCAAATCCTTGTTTCGCAATGGAGTCAGCATAGAGGAGTTGGCGGCTCAGTATTTCTTGTCCTACGAAAGCATAAAGAAAATTGTTTATAGTAAGAACTAA